One window from the genome of Rutidosis leptorrhynchoides isolate AG116_Rl617_1_P2 unplaced genomic scaffold, CSIRO_AGI_Rlap_v1 contig31, whole genome shotgun sequence encodes:
- the LOC139882786 gene encoding LOW QUALITY PROTEIN: protein VACUOLELESS1-like (The sequence of the model RefSeq protein was modified relative to this genomic sequence to represent the inferred CDS: inserted 1 base in 1 codon; deleted 1 base in 1 codon), which translates to MANVSVAAEWQLLYNRYYRKPEIYQMRWKHIDLSRNKVACAPFGGPIAVIRDDSKIVQLYAESAIRKLRIFNSAGVLIAETVWKHPGGRLIGMSWSDEQTLICIVQDGTIYRYTIHAEVVEPNVPVNMGKECFEQNVVECLFWGNGVVCLTEAGQLFCVPDFKNIRNVKKLADPCPAGIGNGGGSGVEDLDLSSSEILPHCMAVIEPQYTMSGNVEVLVAVGDGLVTVDEDGLQPLGAGMVPGPLQKMVVSPNGKYLASFTHDGRIVVTNLDFSQVFIDHACESALPPEQLAWCALDTVLVYWDEMLLMVGPNDDPVQYFYDEPIILIPECDGVRILSNTNMEFLHRVPDSTVSIFKIGSTSPAALLYDALDHFDRRSAKADENLRLIRGSLTEAVEACVDAASHEYDLSRQQTLLRAASYGQAFCSNFERDRILDASKTLRVLNAVRDPEIGIPLSVQQFKLLTAAVLIGRLINAHCHLVALRISDYLGLNQEVVIMHWACSNITSSLTIPDATLLEILLDKLRLCRGISYAAVAAHADKSGRRKLAAMLVEHEPRSSKQVPLLLSIGEEDTALMKATESGDTDLVYLVMFHIWQKRPPLEFFGTIQARALARDLFITYARCYKHEFLKDFFLTTGQLQDVAYLLWKESWELAKNPMASRGSPLHGPRIKXIEKSHSLFAETKEHTFESKAAEEHAKLLRIQHELEVATKQPIFVDSSISDTIRTCIVLGNHRAALKVKNEFKVSEKRWYWLKVYALVTKRDWDALEKFSKEKRPPIGYKPFVEACIDADEKGEALKYIPKLADPREKAEAYARIGMAKEAADAASQAKDGELLGRLKLTFAQNAGASSIFDTLKDRLGVS; encoded by the exons ATGGCGAATGTGTCCGTAGCTGCTGAGTGGCAGCTTCTCTACAATCGATACTATAGGAAACCGGAAATCTATCAAATGAGATGGAAGCACATTGACCTCAGCCGCAATAAGGTTGCCTGCGCTCCATTCGGCGGTCCGATCGCCGTCATCCGTGACGATTCGAAGATCGTTCAGCTTTACGCGGAGTCAGCTATTCGTAAGCTCCGGATTTTCAATTCCGCTGGCGTTTTGATTGCTGAAACTGTGTGGAAACACCCCGGTGGTAGACTCATCGGCATGTCTTGGTCAGATGAACAGACTTTAATATGTATTGTACAAGACGGGACCATATATCGCTACACTATCCACGCTGAGGTAGTGGAGCCAAATGTCCCTGTCAATATGGGGAAAGAGTGCTTCGAGCAGAACGTGGTGGAGTGTCTGTTTTGGGGGAACGGCGTCGTTTGCCTGACTGAGGCAGGGCAGTTGTTCTGTGTGCCGGACTTTAAGAATATTAGGAATGTTAAGAAATTGGCGGATCCGTGTCCTGCTGGTATCGGCAATGGTGGTGGCAGCGGAGTTGAAGATTTGGATTTATCATCGTCGGAAATCCTGCCCCATTGCATGGCAGTGATAGAGCCGCAGTATACAATGTCAGGAAACGTGGAGGTTCTGGTTGCTGTTGGGGATGGGCTTGTTACTGTTGATGAGGATGGACTGCAGCCATTG GGTGCTGGCATGGTTCCTGGCCCTTTACAGAAGATGGTCGTGTCGCCCAATGGAAAATATCTCGCTTCCTTTACCCATGATGGTAGAATTGTAGTCACAAACTTGGATTTCTCTCAGGTTTTCATAGACCATGCATGTGAG TCTGCTCTTCCTCCAGAACAGCTAGCGTGGTGTGCATTGGACACTGTACTAGTTTATTGGGATGAAATGCTACTGATGGTGGGGCCTAATGATGATCCTGTTCAGTATTTCTATGATGAGCCAATCATTCTGATTCCAGAGTGTGACGGTGTGAGGATATTGTCTAATACCAATATGGAGTTTCTGCACCGTGTTCCTGACTCCACTGTATCTATCTTTAAGATTGGAAGCACATCACCTGCAGCTTTATTGTATGATGCCTTAGATCATTTTGATAGGCGAAGTGCGAAG GCAGATGAGAATTTGAGATTAATACGCGGATCCCTGACTGAAGCTGTCGAAGCTTGTGTTGATGCTGCAAGCCATGAATATGACCTTTCACGTCAGCAGACACTGTTGAGAGCTGCAAGCTATGGCCAAGCTTTTTGTAG CAATTTTGAACGTGATCGTATATTGGATGCGAGCAAAACTTTGCGTGTCTTAAATGCCGTTCGTGATCCGGAGATTGGCATTCCTCTTAGCGTTCAACAATTCAAG TTGCTTACAGCAGCTGTACTGATTGGTCGGTTGATCAATGCCCACTGCCACTTAGTTGCATTGCGAATCTCAGACTACCTTGGATTGAATCAA GAAGTTGTGATTATGCACTGGGCCTGTTCTAATATTACTTCTTCATTAACTATTCCTGATGCTACGCTCCTTGAGATCTTACTCGACAAG TTGAGATTATGCAGAGGTATATCTTATGCAGCAGTTGCTGCTCATGCGGATAAGAGTGGGCGGAGAAAGTTAGCTGCCATGCTTGTTGAACATGAACCACGTTCCTCTAAACAG GTTCCTCTTTTGTTAAGCATAGGGGAGGAAGATACAGCATTGATGAAGGCAACTGAAAGTGGTGATACTGACCTTGTTTATCTAGTCATGTTTCATATTTGGCAAAAG AGGCCACCTTTGGAGTTTTTTGGAACAATACAAGCCAGAGCACTGGCGCGTGATTTGTTTATAACTTATGCACG GTGCTACAAACATGAGTTCCTGAAGGACTTCTTCCTGACAACTGGACAGCTTCAA GATGTGGCTTATCTGTTGTGGAAAGAATCCTGGGAACTAGCAAAGAATCCCATGGCAAGTAGAGGATCTCCACTTCATGGCCCTCGCATAA CTATCGAGAAGTCCCATAGTCTATTTGCAGAGACCAAGGAGCACACTTTCGAGTCCAAGGCTGCAGAAGAGCATGCAAAATTATTGAG AATACAGCATGAGTTAGAAGTGGCTACGAAACAGCCCATTTTTGTTGATTCAAGCATCAGTGATACAATTCGTACATGTATTGTACTGGGAAATCATCGTGCTGCATTGAAAGTGAAAAATGAATTCAAG GTGTCTGAGAAGAGATGGTATTGGCTAAAAGTTTACGCCTTGGTTACAAAAAGAGATTGGGATGCTCTAGAAAAGTTTTCAAAGGAAAAGAGACCACCAATTG GTTACAAGCCATTTGTGGAGGCATGCATTGATGCTGACGAAAAAGGTGAAGCTTTAAAATATATTCCAAAACTTGCAGATCCCAGAGAAAAAGCTGAG GCATATGCTCGAATTGGAATGGCCAAagaagctgctgatgctgcttCCCAGGCAAAAGATGGCGAATTGCTTGGGAGGTTAAAATTGACTTTTGCCCAAAACGCTGGCGCATCGTCCATTTTCGATACTCTGAAAGATCGTTTGGGCGTCTCTTAG
- the LOC139882799 gene encoding vesicle transport protein GOT1 has protein sequence MVYELTEQKKIGLGLIGFGIFFTFLAILLFFDRGLLALGNVLWLTGVTVLLGVRSMWNLFTNRGNYKGTLLFLLGLFFLFVRWPVIGIIMETFGCFLLFGGFWPTVRVFLCQIPGVGWIIQFLLW, from the exons ATGGTATATGAACTGACGGAGCAGAAAA AGATCGGACTTGGTCTTATTGGCTTTGGGATATTTTTTACGTTTCTTGCTATACTTCTCTTCTTTGACAGGGGTTTACTTGCATTGGGGAAT GTACTTTGGTTAACTGGGGTAACCGTTTTGCTTGGTGTGCGTAGTATGTGGAATCTCTTTACAAACAGAGGAAACTACAAG GGTACCCTTTTATTTCTTCTAGGACTTTTTTTCTTATTTGTCCGGTGGCCTGTGATTGGCATTATCATGGAAACATTTGGTTGCTTTCTTCTCTTCGG TGGATTTTGGCCGACCGTCAGGGTATTCCTGTGTCAGATTCCAGGTGTTGGATGGATTATACAATTTCTGTTATGGTAA
- the LOC139882800 gene encoding LOW QUALITY PROTEIN: mitochondrial import inner membrane translocase subunit PAM16 like 2-like (The sequence of the model RefSeq protein was modified relative to this genomic sequence to represent the inferred CDS: deleted 1 base in 1 codon), whose amino-acid sequence MGSGILVRAFAQAYRQALQNASKNGVAREAVQNAVRRGKAMTEQEARQILGVTEGTAWEEIVKKYNHLFEQNAKSGSFYLQSKVHRAKECLENIYQNKTPS is encoded by the exons ATGGGCTCTGGTATATTGGTTAGAGCTTTTGCTCAAGCATACCGCCAGGCACTTCAAA ATGCTTCCAAAAACGGTGTCGCA AGGGAGGCGGTGCAGAATGCTGTTCGTCGAGGAAAAGCCATGACAGAACAAGAGGCCAGACAGATCCTCGGTGTTACTGAGGGTACTGCATGGGAGGAGATTGTGAAA AAATATAACCATCTATTTGAGCAAAATGCCAAGAGCGGGAGCTTTTACCTTCAATCAAAGGTTCACAGGGCCAAGGAATGTTTAGAAAATATATATCAAAACAAAACTCCAAGTTGA